In Palaemon carinicauda isolate YSFRI2023 chromosome 21, ASM3689809v2, whole genome shotgun sequence, the following proteins share a genomic window:
- the LOC137615457 gene encoding uncharacterized protein isoform X2, giving the protein MGKSHYRGVIFTAVILLNLLNQSNSQSRNEGPRRIFENAPSGISADAEEKQYRASRPQRVFVNGPTGYSVEAQGKSSNFEEVEEDLRDSNDSAGPAFVVSDVDLDKIDNDPDALHFVNGHAGQSVHKQELEAAVNKKVILDDHGESKKTQLRKGLHIYTTDWSRDSSQWSFKGGEWSLVKLPDKENHPGLPAPPVPGPALVVVTENSLSKVHASRKLEDLENITLHFSYYLSEGQPPHGVPELNVYQVKDDETRLVSSEHKHGAWSESTIPLPLSGSSKIVFVGRLNEKGNEIAIDDITIKGYSGTNSEAGIAAEKTEKDTNETGEGDPSKAGNTDKAPIGPEEEARLENDQQSVNNVSKALENIVTEPSGKSTEAAGDHENSTESLMPDLSTPSSSDLAQGGINASSGVTTGNENATVISVGSANSSSSSSWSAFKIFLVVGLLGVVIMGFLYWRRQRRRDDEIPVFSRASHADYLNPSFSEDDSNFASRGTSHNYKSFD; this is encoded by the exons ATGGGAAAGTCTCACTACAGGGGAGTGATCTTCACTGCCGTTATTCTACTCAACTTGTTAAATCAAAGCAATTCCCAGAGTAGGAACGAAGGGCCTAGACGTATCTTTGAGAACGCACCCTCTGGCATCTCCGCCGACGCCGAAGAAAAGCAGTACCGCGCTTCAAGACCACAGAGAGTTTTCGTGAATGGCCCGACAGGGTACTCGGTGGAGGCCCAGGGGAAGAGTAGTAACTTCGAAGAGGTGGAGGAGGACCTCAGGGACTCAAATGACTCTGCCGGACCGGCGTTTGTCGTATCGGACGTCGATCTTGATAAAATTGATAACGATCCTGATGCTCTGCATTTCGTGAACGGCCACGCAGGGCAATCGGTGCATAAGCAAGAATTGGAGGCTGCTGTGAATAAAAAGGTTATTCTTGATGATCATGGCGAAAGCAAAAAGACACAG CTTAGAAAGGGTCTCCACATCTACACCACAGACTGGTCACGTGACTCCTCGCAATGGAGTTTCAAAGGAGGAGAATGGTCCTTAGTGAAGTTGCCCGACAAGGAAAACCATCCGGGATTGCCAGCCCCACCCGTCCCTGGCCCAGCTCTCGTTGTCGTCACGGAGAATTCTCTCAGTAAG GTTCACGCCTCCCGCAAATTGGAAGATTTGGAGAATATCACTCTTCACTTCAGCTATTATCTTTCGGAGGGACAGCCGCCCCATGGCGTTCCAGAGCTCAAC GTATATCAAGTTAAGGACGACGAAACTCGTCTGGTGAGCTCTGAACATAAGCACGGAGCCTGGTCTGAGAGCACCATTCCACTTCCTCTGTCGGGTTCTTCTAAG ATTGTCTTTGTTGGGCGGCTGAATGAAAAGGGCAATGAAATTGCCATAGATGACATAACTATCAAAGGATACAGTGGTACCAATAGTGAGGCAGGCATCGCTGCGGAGAAAACTGAGAAAGACACCAATGAAACTGGGGAAGGAGACCCGTCCAAAGCAGGAAATACAGATAAAGCTCCAATTGGTCCAGAGGAAGAAGCTAGACTTGAAAATGATCAGCAGAGTGTGAATAATGTGAGCAAAGCCTTAGAAAATATTGTAACAGAGCCTTCCGGAAAGTCAACTGAAGCTGCTGGGGACCATGAGAATAGCACTGAGTCTTTGATGCCTGATTTGTCAACACCAAGCTCAAGTGACTTAGCACAAG GCGGTATCAATGCTTCGTCAGGAGTAACAACAGGCAATGAAAATGCAACGGTCATCTCGGTTGGAAGTGCaaacagtagtagcagtagttcgtGGAGTGCATTCAAGATCTTCCTGGTCGTTGGCCTACTGGGCGTGGTAATCATGGGATTCCTTTACTGGCGTCGTCAGCGACGCCGTGATGATGAAATACCGGTGTTCTCCAGGGCGTCACACGCGGACTATCTGAATCCCAGCTTCTCTGAGGATGATTCCAATTTTGCTTCCAGAGGAACAAGCCACAACTACAAGTCTTTTGATTAG
- the LOC137615457 gene encoding mucin-22-like isoform X1 encodes MGKSHYRGVIFTAVILLNLLNQSNSQSRNEGPRRIFENAPSGISADAEEKQYRASRPQRVFVNGPTGYSVEAQGKSSNFEEVEEDLRDSNDSAGPAFVVSDVDLDKIDNDPDALHFVNGHAGQSVHKQELEAAVNKKVILDDHGESKKTQLRKGLHIYTTDWSRDSSQWSFKGGEWSLVKLPDKENHPGLPAPPVPGPALVVVTENSLSKVHASRKLEDLENITLHFSYYLSEGQPPHGVPELNVYQVKDDETRLVSSEHKHGAWSESTIPLPLSGSSKIVFVGRLNEKGNEIAIDDITIKGYSGTNSEAGIAAEKTEKDTNETGEGDPSKAGNTDKAPIGPEEEARLENDQQSVNNVSKALENIVTEPSGKSTEAAGDHENSTESLMPDLSTPSSSDLAQGNNTYNTLSGNNPGIGDGSNSTNTLINAGDESLIPMTTDSAVRINASLIHTDEPLVYTDESLTHTDEFIPENETNSRNETYEHLEGVTEASNYSNGSTEAPQTNLTNLNYFTTDDVKEVTGDENNPEIPEDTSVTSLVTDSIFSNATNVPNNSVNTTLTPDIIKETSAAPLNQTEPEITTISTNLTGSVGINTTGDVNATTSSNLTAIAGTAGFPNASSTNFPNLGNSSEGSITTPLIMTSSNFPPGGINASSGVTTGNENATVISVGSANSSSSSSWSAFKIFLVVGLLGVVIMGFLYWRRQRRRDDEIPVFSRASHADYLNPSFSEDDSNFASRGTSHNYKSFD; translated from the exons ATGGGAAAGTCTCACTACAGGGGAGTGATCTTCACTGCCGTTATTCTACTCAACTTGTTAAATCAAAGCAATTCCCAGAGTAGGAACGAAGGGCCTAGACGTATCTTTGAGAACGCACCCTCTGGCATCTCCGCCGACGCCGAAGAAAAGCAGTACCGCGCTTCAAGACCACAGAGAGTTTTCGTGAATGGCCCGACAGGGTACTCGGTGGAGGCCCAGGGGAAGAGTAGTAACTTCGAAGAGGTGGAGGAGGACCTCAGGGACTCAAATGACTCTGCCGGACCGGCGTTTGTCGTATCGGACGTCGATCTTGATAAAATTGATAACGATCCTGATGCTCTGCATTTCGTGAACGGCCACGCAGGGCAATCGGTGCATAAGCAAGAATTGGAGGCTGCTGTGAATAAAAAGGTTATTCTTGATGATCATGGCGAAAGCAAAAAGACACAG CTTAGAAAGGGTCTCCACATCTACACCACAGACTGGTCACGTGACTCCTCGCAATGGAGTTTCAAAGGAGGAGAATGGTCCTTAGTGAAGTTGCCCGACAAGGAAAACCATCCGGGATTGCCAGCCCCACCCGTCCCTGGCCCAGCTCTCGTTGTCGTCACGGAGAATTCTCTCAGTAAG GTTCACGCCTCCCGCAAATTGGAAGATTTGGAGAATATCACTCTTCACTTCAGCTATTATCTTTCGGAGGGACAGCCGCCCCATGGCGTTCCAGAGCTCAAC GTATATCAAGTTAAGGACGACGAAACTCGTCTGGTGAGCTCTGAACATAAGCACGGAGCCTGGTCTGAGAGCACCATTCCACTTCCTCTGTCGGGTTCTTCTAAG ATTGTCTTTGTTGGGCGGCTGAATGAAAAGGGCAATGAAATTGCCATAGATGACATAACTATCAAAGGATACAGTGGTACCAATAGTGAGGCAGGCATCGCTGCGGAGAAAACTGAGAAAGACACCAATGAAACTGGGGAAGGAGACCCGTCCAAAGCAGGAAATACAGATAAAGCTCCAATTGGTCCAGAGGAAGAAGCTAGACTTGAAAATGATCAGCAGAGTGTGAATAATGTGAGCAAAGCCTTAGAAAATATTGTAACAGAGCCTTCCGGAAAGTCAACTGAAGCTGCTGGGGACCATGAGAATAGCACTGAGTCTTTGATGCCTGATTTGTCAACACCAAGCTCAAGTGACTTAGCACAAGGTAACAATACTTATAATACACTGTCTGGCAATAATCCTGGGATTGGTGATGGATCTAACAGTACTAATACTTTAATCAATGCTGGTGACGAGTCATTAATTCCGATGACTACTGATAGTGCAGTAAGAATTAATGCAAGTTTGATTCATACTGATGAGCCTTTGGTTTATACGGATGAATCTTTGACTCATACGGATGAATTCATTCCTGAAAATGAAACAAACTCTCGTAATGAAACATATGAGCATCTCGAGGGAGTTACAGAGGCCAGCAACTATTCAAATGGTTCGACAGAGGCGCCCCAAACGAATCTGACCAACTTGAATTACTTTACGACAGATGATGTGAAAGAAGTCACTGGCGATGAAAATAATCCTGAAATTCCAGAGGATACTAGTGTTACTTCTTTAGTCACAGACAGTATTTTCAGTAATGCTACTAATGTCCCTAATAACTCTGTTAATACCACACTAACCCCTGATATTATAAAGGAGACATCTGCCGCTCCACTTAATCAGACAGAACCTGAAATAACAACCATTTCTACTAATCTAACAGGGTCTGTAGGTATTAACACTACTGGCGATGTTAATGCCACAACCAGCAGTAATCTAACAGCCATAGCAGGCACAGCTGGCTTCCCTAATGCCTCTTCAACAAACTTTCCAAATCTGGGTAACAGCAGTGAAGGTTCCATTACAACCCCTTTAATAATGACTTCTTCCAACTTTCCCCCAGGCGGTATCAATGCTTCGTCAGGAGTAACAACAGGCAATGAAAATGCAACGGTCATCTCGGTTGGAAGTGCaaacagtagtagcagtagttcgtGGAGTGCATTCAAGATCTTCCTGGTCGTTGGCCTACTGGGCGTGGTAATCATGGGATTCCTTTACTGGCGTCGTCAGCGACGCCGTGATGATGAAATACCGGTGTTCTCCAGGGCGTCACACGCGGACTATCTGAATCCCAGCTTCTCTGAGGATGATTCCAATTTTGCTTCCAGAGGAACAAGCCACAACTACAAGTCTTTTGATTAG